GAAAATGAACGCGCCCAGGAGGAAGCTTGTTTCGTCCGCAAAGGGGTTGAACGTCTGGCCTGCCTTGATCAGCCCCGCCGCCATGGCAGCGGCGGTGAAGCTGGCCTCCAGATCGATTTGCGGCCGGGAAACTGCGGCTTTGCCGAGCGCGGTGCGGAGGAATTTGACGTGCGATTCTTCGTCCGCGGCGATTTCCTTGGCGTATTTTTCGATCAGGCTGCCGGCCTTGAATGGTACCTTCGCCCCGCCGGTCACACCGCCCTTGCGTCCTTTGCCGTCCGTGAGTCCCTCACTCAGGCCCCGGCCTGTGACGGCCCGCAGGTAGAACTCCGCTTCGAGGTACTCCAGGTTGAGGGCGAAGTTTAGGATCGCCCCGTCGCTTGGCTTCTTATCGGAATGCTCTGCGTCGCCGTCCGCACGGGACGGTGAGGCGGCGATCAAAGCAGCTGCGCCGCCGATCCCTGCAATTCCGGCGGCGCGGAACAAAATGCGCCGGTCCATGGGGTTTTCCGCGCTGCGGCTCATAGCATCGGTGACGAATTTCTGATCGAACATTGGTGTGCTCCTGTCATGAGTGCGATTTTGAGACCATGACAATCCGGAGAGTACTCCCTCCGGCCCCCCGGCCGGAAGACGCAGCGCAAAACCCCTGCGAATGGGAGAACCCATGATGCTGACACTTACAGTTCGTAGTGATCCATATCACGGACGGGTGGCCGGGCAACCTTTCACATCCATTGTCGAAGTCTGCCTTCTAGCACCCGGCAAGCCGGGGCGCTCTGCGGGGTGGCGTCGCTGGGGTTTCCTGAGACGACCTGACTCAGGACCACCCGCGACGCTGCTGACTCGATGGTGATCGTAGCCAACGAAGACCCATCCAATACACAGCCTGCTTACGAATGGGTTGGAGTCGGCTTCGTGCGCCGATCCCATCTCAGAGTTGGAGGCTTTTCATGACTGAAGTTATTGCCCATCACGGACTGTTCAAGGACACGAACCTGCACGTGGACGACACGGGGGGAACGGGCCGGCCGGTCGTCCTCATTCATGGCTGGCCCC
This genomic window from Arthrobacter sp. EM1 contains:
- a CDS encoding ferritin-like domain-containing protein, with the protein product MFDQKFVTDAMSRSAENPMDRRILFRAAGIAGIGGAAALIAASPSRADGDAEHSDKKPSDGAILNFALNLEYLEAEFYLRAVTGRGLSEGLTDGKGRKGGVTGGAKVPFKAGSLIEKYAKEIAADEESHVKFLRTALGKAAVSRPQIDLEASFTAAAMAAGLIKAGQTFNPFADETSFLLGAFIFEDVGVTAYKGAAPLIDNKTYLEAAAGILAVEAYHAGIIRTTLYARDLQVPAQAISDARDSLDGSTDLDQGIGTKDTANLVPTDANGIAFSRSPGQVLNIAYLTAKAEREGGFFPKGVNGEINRSAASA